Proteins encoded in a region of the Labeo rohita strain BAU-BD-2019 chromosome 22, IGBB_LRoh.1.0, whole genome shotgun sequence genome:
- the LOC127153818 gene encoding mast cell protease 1A-like, whose amino-acid sequence MTIISLLLLASLLPHLTFTAHVKVGIVNGTEAKPHSRPYMVSIQLDKTHICGGFFISDEFVLTAAHCWNGSQTLTVVVGAHDLRLSKNRIGVKSYIQHPSYVSHFNWNDIMLLRLQEKVYLNNVKWISLPEKGEDVEENTICSVAGWGRVDINGQMTNRLMEANVYITNNIECHQKWEDKFLSKQMMCTHGHGGSCVGDSGGPLVCGNTAVGVTSFGYKPHCNDPEKPNVYIKISTYIQWINDIISNVREM is encoded by the exons ATGACCATCATCTCGCTGCTCCTGCTGGCTTCTCTGCTGCCACACCTGACCTTCACTG CTCATGTGAAGGTGGGTATAGTGAACGGCACAGAGGCAAAACCCCACTCCAGACCTTACATGGTTTCTATTCAGTTGGATAAGACACACATCTGTGGTGGATTCTTCATTTCTGATGAGTTTGTCTTGACTGCTGCACATTGCTGgaatgg ATCTCAGACTCTGACAGTTGTGGTTGGTGCTCATGACTTAAGGCTCAGTAAGAACCGTATTGGAGTGAAGTCCTACATCCAACATCCAAGCTatgtttctcattttaattgGAATGACATAATGCTTTTGAGG CTACAGGAAAAAGTCTACCTAAACAATGTTAAATGGATATCATTACCAGAGAAAGGAGAAGATGTTGAGGAAAATACTATCTGTAGTGTTGCAGGCTGGGGAAGAGTGGATATTAATGGTCAAATGACCAATCGTCTAATGGAGGCAAACGTGTATATAACGAATAACATAGAATGTCACCAAAAATGGGAAGATAAGTTCTTATCAAAACAGATGATGTGCACACATGGCCATGGTGGATCTTGCGTT GGGGATTCTGGAGGTCCTTTGGTTTGTGGAAACACTGCAGTTGGTGTCACATCTTTTGGATATAAACCACACTGCAATGATCCTGAGAAACCTAATGTGTATATTAAGATTTCAACATATATTCAATGGATCAACGACATAATTAGTAATGTGCGTGAAATGTGA